Proteins encoded together in one Oreochromis aureus strain Israel breed Guangdong linkage group 23, ZZ_aureus, whole genome shotgun sequence window:
- the LOC116323109 gene encoding uncharacterized protein LOC116323109 isoform X2, with the protein MGRWKLWFDLLLLLFCTGTKAVQEHHVKTISKEPDVTPLCTNKTMQVILLIVCKIQTERNRGENCSLIYRHGHNFEHGCDSRFTLMTENQTVFLNLTNLTPEDSGNYTCECVYDGGTDKLYLSVTVKEFLNNVDGVNPTTNSSAEVHLRSSFYAATGSAVCIITSGVILGLVYSKKYHRRRHAPITIFENTELYTQTEPIEPYEVFMQTENLIYDL; encoded by the exons ATGGGTAGATGGAAACTGTGGTTTgatctgcttctgctgctgttctgtacAGGCACAAAAG CTGTTCAGGAGCACCATGTGAAAACCATTAGTAAAGAACCAGATGTGACTCCACTGTGCACCAATAAAACAATGCAAGTTATCCTGCTGATAGTGTGTAAGATTCAAACAGAGAGGAACAGAGGAGAAAACTGTAGTTTGATATATCGACATGGACACAACTTTGAGCATGGATGTGACTCCAGGTTCACATTGATGACAGAAAATCAGACTGTGTTTCTCAACCTGACAAATTTAACACCAGAGGACAGCGGGAACTACacctgtgagtgtgtatatgaTGGAGGAACAGATAAGCTTTATCTCAGTGTAACTGTGAAAG aatttttaaataatgtagACGGAGTCAATCCCACCACGAACAGTTCAGCTGAAGTTCATTTAAGAAGTTCATTCTATGCTGCAACTGGATCAGCTGTATGCATCATCACATCTGGAGTTATCCTTGGACTGGtctacagcaaaaaataccacaG AAGACGACATGCGCCTATAACCATCTTTGAAAACACAGAACTGTACACG caaaCAGAACCGATTGAGCCATACGAagtgttcatgcaaacagaGAATTTAATTTATGATCTCTAA
- the LOC116323109 gene encoding uncharacterized protein LOC116323109 isoform X1, whose translation MGRWKLWFDLLLLLFCTGTKAVQEHHVKTISKEPDVTPLCTNKTMQVILLIVCKIQTERNRGENCSLIYRHGHNFEHGCDSRFTLMTENQTVFLNLTNLTPEDSGNYTCECVYDGGTDKLYLSVTVKEFLNNVDGVNPTTNSSAEVHLRSSFYAATGSAVCIITSGVILGLVYSKKYHRRRHAPITIFENTELYTVKCCTLNFFIMCILLYFGFTMTPCFLLQQTEPIEPYEVFMQTENLIYDL comes from the exons ATGGGTAGATGGAAACTGTGGTTTgatctgcttctgctgctgttctgtacAGGCACAAAAG CTGTTCAGGAGCACCATGTGAAAACCATTAGTAAAGAACCAGATGTGACTCCACTGTGCACCAATAAAACAATGCAAGTTATCCTGCTGATAGTGTGTAAGATTCAAACAGAGAGGAACAGAGGAGAAAACTGTAGTTTGATATATCGACATGGACACAACTTTGAGCATGGATGTGACTCCAGGTTCACATTGATGACAGAAAATCAGACTGTGTTTCTCAACCTGACAAATTTAACACCAGAGGACAGCGGGAACTACacctgtgagtgtgtatatgaTGGAGGAACAGATAAGCTTTATCTCAGTGTAACTGTGAAAG aatttttaaataatgtagACGGAGTCAATCCCACCACGAACAGTTCAGCTGAAGTTCATTTAAGAAGTTCATTCTATGCTGCAACTGGATCAGCTGTATGCATCATCACATCTGGAGTTATCCTTGGACTGGtctacagcaaaaaataccacaG AAGACGACATGCGCCTATAACCATCTTTGAAAACACAGAACTGTACACGGTAAAATGTTGCACGTTGAATTTTTTCATCATGTgcattttactttactttggCTTCACTATGACTccgtgttttcttttgcagcaaaCAGAACCGATTGAGCCATACGAagtgttcatgcaaacagaGAATTTAATTTATGATCTCTAA
- the LOC120436439 gene encoding uncharacterized protein LOC120436439, which translates to MGRWKLWFALLLLLLLFCTGTKAVQEHRVKTISKEPDVTPLCTNKTMKVILMIVCKIQTERSRGENCSLMYRHGQDFEHGCDSRFTLMTENQTVFLHLTNLTAEDSGNYTCECVRTGGADKLYLSVTVKEFSNNVDGVNPTTNSSAEVHLRSSFYAATGSAVCIITSGVILGLVYSKKYHSRKHQALITSHGNDKLYTEAEYRATRCLRANEEWSLITVTSEIKALTIYVNV; encoded by the exons ATGGGTAGATGGAAACTGTGGTTTGctctgcttctgcttctgctgctgttctgtacAGGCACAAAAG CTGTTCAGGAGCACCGTGTGAAAACCATTAGTAAAGAACCAGATGTGACTCCACTGTGCAccaataaaacaatgaaagttaTCCTGATGATAGTGTGTAAGATTCAAacagagaggagcagaggagaaaaCTGTAGTCTGATGTATCGACATGGACAGGACTTTGAGCATGGATGTGACTCCAGGTTCACACTGATGACAGAAAATCAGACTGTGTTTCTCCACCTGACAAATTTAACAGCAGAGGACAGCGGGAACTACACCTGTGAGTGTGTACGTACTGGAGGAGCAGATAAGCTTTATCTCAGTGTAACTGTGAAAG aattttcaaatAATGTAGACGGAGTCAATCCCACCACGAACAGTTCAGCTGAAGTTCATTTAAGAAGTTCATTCTATGCTGCAACTGGATCAGCTGTATGCATCATCACATCTGGAGTTATCCTTGGACTGGtctacagcaaaaaataccacaG CAGAAAACATCAGGCGCTAATAACCAGTCATGGAAACGACAAACTGTACACG GAAGCAGAATACCGAGCCACGCGGTGTCTTCGTGCAAACGAAGAATGGTCTTTAATTACAGTGACTTCTGAAATCAAAGCGCTTACCATTTATGTAAATGTTTGA
- the LOC116323107 gene encoding uncharacterized protein LOC116323107 translates to MDILRRGWLILLPLCVCADSRVRVKTTGKGPDITPVCTSQNLALVLVRCWISTERHTGETCCLLYRREQPLKCACDSRFTLIDVNRTIFLHLTSLTTADSGNYTCECSYDRETQVLSLNITVELEDDAFSGMKFMATVVIISAVATLIIAAGITCCVTLRRNPPRENQSGPSNLTRSETLQTLDEVDPYMSLQHPTSDVYQTISSGRPQHDANSSPATCDATVMYINTQGMDGKELHVDYAIYETIKY, encoded by the exons ATGGACATATTGAGACGTGGATGGCTCATTCTTCTgccgctgtgtgtgtgcgctgacAGCAGAG TGAGAGTGAAAACCACTGGAAAAGGGCCAGACATCACTCCAGTGTGCACCAGTCAGAACTTGGCTTTGGTTTTAGTGAGATGTTggatcagcacagagagacacacaggggAAACCTGCTGCCTGCTATACAGACGAGAGCAGCCATTAAAGTGTGCCTGTGACTCCAGGTTCACGCTGATAGACGTGAATCGTACTATATTTCTCCACCTGACCAGTTTAACAACAGCAGACAGCGGCAACTACACCTGCGAATGCTCATATGATAGAGAAACTCAGGTTTTAAGCCTTAATATCACCGTGGAAT TAGAGGACGACGCGTTTTCTGGCATGAAGTTCATGGCAACAGTCGTCATCATCTCTGCTGTTGCTACGCTCATCATTGCGGCTGGGATAACGTGTTGTGTCACCCTGAGGAGAAATCCTCCCAG AGAAAACCAATCAGGACCATCTAACTTAACCAGATCTGAAACTCTGCAGACTTTG GATGAAGTGGACCCCTACATGAGCCTTCAACACCCGACCAGTGATGTCTACCAAACTATCTCGTCAGGTCGCCCCCAGCATGATGCTAACTCCAGTCCAGCTACCTGTGATGCCACAGTGATGTACATTAATACTCAGGGAATGGATGGGAAAGAGTTACATGTTGATTATGCAATCTATGAAACTATCAAGTACTAA
- the LOC120436015 gene encoding uncharacterized protein LOC120436015, with translation MDQRALWFALFLPLSLSFDTEETIMRTIGEQKDVTPLCSNSRVDYISIVCTIKTKGSRAEGCRLQYQHRRGFENKCDSRFRLVKENRVVFLQMINLTAEDSGKSTCECSRSDGTDIIHLLISGEEAHTSPVRQLMSSTVICICTGIVIVAGVVLGFILRQNHCRYPKRKEPHGSIDKVDDDATYTSLHWASDEFYQTVQYQPGADNSREATDTDTAITTVTAQLKQEIDKRKRDQSFDIYQNISF, from the exons ATGGACCAGAGGGCTTTGTGGTTTGCTCTGTTTCTGCCTCTGTCTTTGAGTTTTGACACTGAAG AGACGATCATGAGAACCATTGGGGAACAAAAAGATGTCACTCCACTTTGCTCCAACTCTAGAGTGGATTACATTTCAATAGTGTGCACGATAAAGACAAAAGGGAGCAGGGCAGAAGGCTGTCGTCTGCAGTATCAACATAGACGGGGCTTTGAGAACAAGTGCGACTCCAGGTTCAGGCTGGTAAAAGAAAACCGGGTCGTGTTTCTCCAGATGATCAATTTAACAGCAGAGGATAGTGGGAAGTCCACCTGTGAGTGTTCACGTAGCGATGGGACAGATATTATCCATCTCCTTATCTCGGGGGaag AGGCTCACACTTCTCCAGTGAGGCAGCTGATGTCTTCCACTGTGATTTGTATATGTACTGGAATTGTCATTGTAGCCGGAGTTGTCCTCGGATTTATCCTGAGACAAAATCATTGCAG ATACCCTAAAAGGAAAGAGCCACATGGATCAATA GATAAAGTCGATGATGATGCTACATACACAAGCCTTCACTGGGCGTCAGATGAGTTCTACCAGACTGTGCAATATCAGCCCGGTGCTGACAACAGCAGGGAGGCGACAGATACAGATACAGCCATCACTACGGTGACCGCCCAGCTGAAACAGGAAATagacaaaagaaagagagatcAAAGTTTTGACATATATCAGAATATATCTTTTTAA
- the gemin8 gene encoding gem-associated protein 8 isoform X2: MEDISTVMSWFSSPVYSRYWQHYQQAMAWHQRHRRAYRKALEAAYGPCCYQEEGRSDRARYADWSSAESNSEDEEGGVEESSSESEIECDVSNMEISEELRQYFAQTERHKEELKKQQQMEAEQQGSYVPADQDLHSFSLQSSVAPPLERPGERRTAEMKKLYGGDAAKIMAMEAAMQLNFERNCDLKQPKYWPVIPLKL; the protein is encoded by the exons ATG GAGGACATAAGCACTGTGATGTCCTGGTTTTCCAGCCCGGTGTACAGCCGATACTGGCAGCACTACCAGCAGGCCATGGCGTGGCATCAGAGGCACAGGCGCGCCTACAGAAAGGCCTTGGAGGCTGCCTACGGCCCCTGCTGCTACCAGGAGGAGGGACGTAGTGACCGGGCTCGCTATGCTGACTGGAGCTCTGCAGAGAGCAACAGCGAAGACGAGGAGGGCGGCGTGGAGGAAAGCAGCTCGGAAAGCGAGATTGAGTGCGATGTGAGCAACATGGAGATCAGTGAGGAGCTCCGGCAGTACTTCGCCCAGACTGAGCGACACAAGGAGGAGCTCA agaagcagcagcagatggAGGCGGAGCAGCAGGGCAGCTACGTGCCGGCCGACCAGGACCTGCACAGTTTCTCCTTGCAGAGCAGTGTCGCCCCTCCCTTGGAGCGACCCGGCGAAAGACGCACGGCCGAGATGAAGAAGCTGTACGGCGGGGATGCGGCCAAGATCATGGCCATGGAGGCAGCAATGCAACTCAATTTCGAAAGAAACTGTGACCTGAAGCAGCCCAAGTACTGGCCCGTGATCCCGCTGAAGCTATGA
- the gemin8 gene encoding gem-associated protein 8 isoform X1 gives MQEDISTVMSWFSSPVYSRYWQHYQQAMAWHQRHRRAYRKALEAAYGPCCYQEEGRSDRARYADWSSAESNSEDEEGGVEESSSESEIECDVSNMEISEELRQYFAQTERHKEELKKQQQMEAEQQGSYVPADQDLHSFSLQSSVAPPLERPGERRTAEMKKLYGGDAAKIMAMEAAMQLNFERNCDLKQPKYWPVIPLKL, from the exons ATG CAGGAGGACATAAGCACTGTGATGTCCTGGTTTTCCAGCCCGGTGTACAGCCGATACTGGCAGCACTACCAGCAGGCCATGGCGTGGCATCAGAGGCACAGGCGCGCCTACAGAAAGGCCTTGGAGGCTGCCTACGGCCCCTGCTGCTACCAGGAGGAGGGACGTAGTGACCGGGCTCGCTATGCTGACTGGAGCTCTGCAGAGAGCAACAGCGAAGACGAGGAGGGCGGCGTGGAGGAAAGCAGCTCGGAAAGCGAGATTGAGTGCGATGTGAGCAACATGGAGATCAGTGAGGAGCTCCGGCAGTACTTCGCCCAGACTGAGCGACACAAGGAGGAGCTCA agaagcagcagcagatggAGGCGGAGCAGCAGGGCAGCTACGTGCCGGCCGACCAGGACCTGCACAGTTTCTCCTTGCAGAGCAGTGTCGCCCCTCCCTTGGAGCGACCCGGCGAAAGACGCACGGCCGAGATGAAGAAGCTGTACGGCGGGGATGCGGCCAAGATCATGGCCATGGAGGCAGCAATGCAACTCAATTTCGAAAGAAACTGTGACCTGAAGCAGCCCAAGTACTGGCCCGTGATCCCGCTGAAGCTATGA